The Chloracidobacterium sp. genome contains the following window.
CAACGACAAATACAACAACGGCCTAGTGCCCGTCGCCGGACTGAACAAAAAGACCAAAGCGGGTGTACCGGCAGCTGAACACAAGGCATTTGTGCTTCCGTTCGAAACCGTCGCATCAGCGTCAGAGAGTACACCCGGAGCACCGGAGCACGTCTATGTAAATCCGCACGGCGAGTTTCAGTGGCACGAGTACGATCTGATCCGCCATACCATCGAACTCCAGGCTAAGGAACCTAACGTCCAGCATCTGACGGTGGCCGAGAAGATCGGTTATTTTACAAGCGGGCAACTGGACGAAAACAAGTTTCGGGACAAGGTCAGGATATTTTTCTGGATATATTTCGTCATGACGGGGCTTCACGCCCTGCATATGATCATTGGCCTTGGGCTGATGACCTGGCTCTTGTGGAAGGCGTGGAAGAATACCTACAGTGCCGAATATTATATGCCCGTTGAAATGTCGGGCCTATATTGGCACTTTGTCGATATTGTTTGGATTTTCCTGTTTCCGCTGCTCTATTTGCTCGGCAGGCACTTTATACATTAGGGAGAATTGATGTCGGATAATCATTCAGAAGAACAACATATAGGCATCCCGGGCTACTTGACCATTTTCGGGATATTGTTTGTCGGCACCATCGTGACGTATCTCGTGGCTTTGACCGATCTCGACAGTATATTTGTCGGAGCAAATACATTGGTCGCGTTAGGCATCGCATTTTTCAAGATGCTGTGCGTGATGCTGTTTTTTATGCACGTCCGGTGGAGCCCTAAAATGGTCTGGATATCGGCTCTAGCTGCCTTTTTCTGGCTGGCGATAATGTTCTCGTTTACGATGGGCGATTATTTCACACGCGGAAACGGTGTGTTCGGGCAGTAGCCGGCGGCATTTTATTGATCAGACACGCGGTGCGAGAGACACGTATTACTCTCGGCACCGCGTCTTTGCGCAATTAGGACATCGATCTTTGCGCGTGATATTATTTTCGGTTTAACAACCACGAGATCCGCGGTGTTCCATACATTGCCGGACAACGGTTAAGTCAAGGTTGGCCATCAGAAAAGGATGATATTTTCCCGGCACAAATTATTGAGGATCAGTCAATGGACCGCCGTTGTAGCGATTATTTTTATAAGCAGCTGCAACATCGTAAAGACCGATCAAAAGACCGCGCGACTGCTCAAGACAGAAGATGCCGGACAGGCCGACCTCATCAAGGAGATAAATAGGTTTGCGAAGGTCAATTCTATCTATGCCAAGATGCGGCTCA
Protein-coding sequences here:
- a CDS encoding cytochrome c oxidase subunit 3, whose product is MSTHADTHEHHHAPGLQHQFEDMKQQEESVSIGMWLFLAQEIMFFGGLFTAYLVFRSRYPMAFAAGSNHLDAFLGGLNTLVLIVSSLTMALTVYYAQKGNRNMQVILIVLTMLFGTMFLGVKAVEYNDKYNNGLVPVAGLNKKTKAGVPAAEHKAFVLPFETVASASESTPGAPEHVYVNPHGEFQWHEYDLIRHTIELQAKEPNVQHLTVAEKIGYFTSGQLDENKFRDKVRIFFWIYFVMTGLHALHMIIGLGLMTWLLWKAWKNTYSAEYYMPVEMSGLYWHFVDIVWIFLFPLLYLLGRHFIH
- a CDS encoding cytochrome C oxidase subunit IV family protein, coding for MSDNHSEEQHIGIPGYLTIFGILFVGTIVTYLVALTDLDSIFVGANTLVALGIAFFKMLCVMLFFMHVRWSPKMVWISALAAFFWLAIMFSFTMGDYFTRGNGVFGQ